In a genomic window of Mycolicibacter heraklionensis:
- a CDS encoding ATP-dependent DNA ligase, protein MDTMDPPVAPPVAPMLAKAAAHVPEDAGCWSYEPKWDGFRAIVFRDGGDVLLQSRNGKPLGRYFPELLDALRAEVAPRCVLDGEVVVPRRIGGRTRLDWDSLSQRIHPAESRVRLLAEQTPAQFIAFDALATGEASLLDEPFRVRRSALAELIGGGPSCHVTRATADPEQAMRWLTTFEGAGLDGVVAKRTDGPYLPGKREMVKVKHHRDADCVVMGYRIHKSGAGIGSLLLGLYRPDGELAMVGGAASFSDADRLALLSELEPLRIGDVRDGEPSRWNSAADKQWVPIRPERVAEVAYDQMEGDRFRHTVKLLRWRPDRDPASCTFDQLEVPLNYDLADVLEA, encoded by the coding sequence ATGGACACCATGGACCCGCCCGTGGCGCCGCCGGTAGCTCCGATGCTCGCCAAGGCGGCCGCCCACGTTCCCGAAGATGCGGGCTGCTGGTCCTACGAACCCAAATGGGACGGCTTTCGCGCCATCGTGTTTCGCGACGGCGGCGACGTGCTGCTGCAGTCCCGTAACGGCAAACCGCTGGGCCGCTACTTCCCGGAGCTGCTGGACGCGCTGCGCGCCGAGGTCGCCCCACGCTGCGTGCTCGACGGCGAGGTGGTGGTGCCCCGCCGGATCGGCGGGCGGACCCGGCTGGACTGGGACTCGCTGAGTCAGCGGATTCATCCCGCCGAGAGCCGGGTGCGGCTGCTGGCCGAACAGACCCCGGCGCAGTTCATCGCGTTCGATGCGCTGGCCACCGGCGAGGCCTCGCTGCTCGACGAGCCGTTCCGGGTGCGACGGAGCGCGCTGGCCGAGCTGATCGGCGGCGGCCCCAGCTGTCACGTCACCCGCGCCACCGCCGACCCCGAGCAGGCCATGCGCTGGCTCACCACGTTCGAAGGCGCCGGGCTGGACGGGGTGGTCGCCAAGCGGACCGACGGACCGTATCTGCCCGGCAAGCGCGAGATGGTCAAGGTCAAACACCACCGGGACGCTGACTGCGTGGTGATGGGGTACCGCATTCACAAGAGCGGCGCGGGCATCGGTTCGCTGCTGCTGGGGCTGTACCGCCCCGATGGTGAGCTGGCGATGGTCGGTGGCGCGGCCTCATTCAGCGACGCCGACCGGCTGGCCCTGCTGTCCGAGCTGGAGCCCCTGCGGATCGGCGACGTCCGCGACGGTGAGCCCAGCCGGTGGAATTCTGCCGCCGACAAGCAGTGGGTCCCGATCCGGCCGGAGCGAGTCGCCGAGGTCGCCTACGACCAGATGGAGGGGGATCGGTTCCGGCACACCGTGAAGCTGCTGCGCTGGCGCCCCGACCGTGACCCGGCCAGCTGCACCTTCGACCAACTCGAGGTGCCGCTGAACTACGACCTCGCCGACGTGCTGGAGGCCTGA
- a CDS encoding GNAT family N-acetyltransferase yields the protein MSTTDNNIRIRLATEDDWLAVYQNQARIYGTSADTHDIEAWKRRVKVGDVLVAEDISDPQHPFLVGTSLYYRLNLTVPGGATLDAAWLAMVTVAATHQGRGIWQQISLQGFGILQERGYPILCGVPTQPPAYEIMGAGVASYYRKHHIDARSAELREMPARNRAREVTAEEAGHLLPALFDRWCATKHGELSRDAAWWADFLEDRTSQRDNASPLNFVIHPDGFMTYRVLGAPAHAFRPPFGTVVIQDFCPITDEAHTELLSTLSGFEIFDNIDIRVPVDDPLPLKLKDQAAAQTTRLTDFLWIRIMKVPEVLGARSYSADADLTLEVADPLAAAGGRFRLQVRDGIGKCTPHDGPADVRLGLGELGTIYMGAHRAADLHRAQRITELRDGALRELDAAFCTERVPYCSTLF from the coding sequence ATGAGCACTACGGACAACAACATCCGGATACGACTGGCCACCGAGGACGACTGGCTGGCGGTCTACCAAAATCAAGCCCGCATTTACGGAACCTCGGCGGACACGCACGATATCGAGGCCTGGAAACGCCGGGTCAAGGTAGGCGACGTTCTGGTGGCTGAAGATATCTCCGATCCGCAGCACCCATTTCTGGTCGGCACATCGCTGTACTACCGGCTGAATCTGACCGTGCCGGGCGGCGCCACCCTGGACGCCGCCTGGCTGGCCATGGTCACCGTCGCCGCGACCCATCAGGGCAGGGGAATCTGGCAACAGATCAGCCTGCAGGGCTTCGGGATACTGCAGGAGCGTGGCTATCCGATTCTGTGCGGTGTGCCGACCCAGCCACCCGCCTACGAGATCATGGGTGCCGGCGTCGCCAGCTACTACCGGAAGCACCACATCGATGCCCGCTCGGCTGAGCTGCGTGAGATGCCCGCCCGAAACCGGGCTCGCGAGGTGACCGCCGAGGAGGCGGGTCATCTACTCCCCGCGCTCTTCGACCGGTGGTGCGCCACCAAGCACGGCGAACTCAGCCGCGACGCCGCCTGGTGGGCCGACTTCCTGGAAGACCGGACGTCACAGCGCGACAACGCATCACCGCTGAATTTCGTCATCCATCCGGATGGCTTCATGACCTACCGGGTGCTCGGGGCGCCGGCACACGCGTTTCGGCCACCCTTCGGCACCGTGGTGATCCAGGATTTCTGTCCCATCACCGATGAAGCCCACACCGAACTGCTCTCCACGCTGTCGGGCTTCGAAATTTTCGACAACATCGACATCAGGGTTCCCGTCGACGATCCGCTGCCGCTCAAACTCAAGGACCAGGCGGCGGCGCAGACCACCAGGCTTACCGATTTTCTCTGGATCCGGATCATGAAGGTGCCCGAGGTGCTCGGTGCGCGTAGCTACTCCGCTGATGCCGACCTCACCCTGGAGGTTGCCGACCCGCTGGCCGCCGCCGGCGGGCGATTCCGGCTCCAGGTCCGCGACGGGATCGGGAAATGCACACCGCACGACGGGCCGGCCGATGTGCGACTCGGTCTGGGTGAATTGGGAACGATCTACATGGGCGCCCACCGCGCCGCCGATCTGCACCGGGCACAACGCATCACCGAACTGCGTGACGGTGCCCTTCGGGAGCTCGATGCGGCCTTCTGCACCGAGCGGGTCCCGTACTGCAGCACGCTGTTCTGA
- a CDS encoding DNA polymerase domain-containing protein: protein MAEPEVLDVDGIPVRFTSGDKVYFSRLGAGGTKRALADYYLAVAGGPLLHALRDRPSHLQRFPDGIDGDEVYQKRLPRAHPDDLESCRVTFPSGRTADVLKVTRPADILWAVQMSTVTFHPWPVRCPDTDHPDELRVDLDPQPGTGFAEARAVALQVVRPLLDELGLVGYVKTSGGRGLHVYLRIKTDWDFIEVRRAGIALAREIERRAPDTVTSSWWKEERGARIFVDFNQNARDRTMASAYSVRATPIATVSTPLTWEELSEGADPDDYTISTVPDLVARRGDPWSSIDDLEQSLEPLLELVAADEARGLGDMPYPPNYPKMPGEPKRVQPSRDTDRS from the coding sequence ATGGCCGAGCCCGAAGTATTGGACGTCGACGGGATCCCAGTCCGATTCACCAGCGGCGACAAGGTGTACTTCTCCAGGCTGGGCGCCGGCGGCACCAAGCGGGCGTTGGCCGACTACTACCTGGCGGTGGCCGGCGGACCACTGCTGCACGCCCTGCGCGACCGGCCCAGCCATCTGCAGCGGTTCCCCGACGGCATCGACGGCGACGAGGTCTACCAGAAGCGGCTGCCGCGCGCACACCCGGACGACCTGGAATCGTGCCGGGTCACTTTCCCGTCCGGCCGTACCGCCGACGTCCTCAAGGTCACTCGTCCCGCCGACATACTGTGGGCCGTACAGATGAGCACGGTCACCTTCCATCCCTGGCCGGTGCGCTGCCCTGACACCGACCACCCCGACGAACTGCGCGTCGATCTGGACCCGCAGCCCGGCACCGGCTTCGCCGAGGCACGCGCGGTCGCGCTGCAGGTGGTGCGCCCGCTGCTCGACGAGCTCGGGCTGGTCGGCTACGTCAAGACCTCCGGCGGCCGCGGCCTGCACGTCTACCTGCGGATCAAGACCGACTGGGACTTCATCGAGGTGCGCCGGGCCGGTATCGCGCTGGCCCGCGAGATCGAGCGGCGTGCGCCGGACACCGTCACCTCCTCGTGGTGGAAGGAAGAGCGGGGCGCGCGGATCTTCGTCGACTTCAACCAGAACGCCCGCGACCGCACCATGGCGTCGGCCTATTCGGTACGCGCCACGCCCATCGCCACCGTGTCCACGCCGTTGACATGGGAGGAGTTGTCTGAGGGCGCCGACCCGGACGACTACACCATCAGCACGGTGCCGGACCTGGTCGCACGGCGCGGCGACCCGTGGAGCTCCATCGACGACCTCGAGCAATCCCTCGAGCCCCTGCTCGAACTGGTGGCCGCCGACGAAGCTCGGGGGCTAGGGGACATGCCCTACCCGCCGAACTATCCGAAAATGCCGGGCGAGCCCAAGCGGGTGCAGCCCAGCCGGGACACCGACCGCAGTTAG
- a CDS encoding MMPL family transporter, with product MLQAITRLAIAAPRRTIALAALIALAAAIFGLPVVNKLSAGGFQDPTSESAQATELLREKFDQTDQKMLIVVTAPEGVHSAQARHVATDIVGQLKHSPWVLNVSSAWTSPPQTADGLVSKDSKSGLIVANLKGGENDAQQYAEALARDLAHDRDGVTVRAGGMAVAYAQITRQNEHDLWLMESLAIPLSFAVLVWVFGGLVAAVLPICLGALAIVGTMSVLRLINSATEVSTYALDLSIAMGLALAIDYTLLIISRYREELTRGSDREHALLRTMTTAGRTVLFSATTVGLSMAVMALFPMTLLKSAAYTVVATAVIVAIAAVVVTPAAIALLGPRLDALDVRVLAHRVLFGMARRRSPAHEPAGWVFWYRSTRFVLRHALPVGAAVVALLLLLGAPFLGVKWGFPDERVLPESASSRQVAEMLESDFANDVGIAVSVVIPQADGLSGADLGRYAAELSRVADVSTVTAPTGTFMAGRRTGPPAAPTGIADGSAFVTVSSTAPLFSDASNAQLDRLHEVAGPQGRSVQMAGLAQTNRDSVDALTTRLPAVLGLIAVVTFALLFVLTGSAVLPLQALVCNVLSLTAAFGAMVWIFQDGHLSALGTTPTGTLNVNIPVLLFCIAFGLSMDYEIFLISRIHEYWLTAKGASASRSRAEERAATDASTTLGLAGIGRVVTAAALVMSISFAALIPAHISFMRMLGLGLTLAVLADATLVRMVLVPAFIHLAGPWTWWAPKPLTRLHRRFAPGRAAAAEAGERRRAADAASEPAETADTECASVPP from the coding sequence ATGCTGCAAGCAATCACTCGACTTGCCATCGCCGCGCCGCGCCGCACCATCGCGCTCGCAGCCTTGATCGCGCTGGCGGCCGCGATCTTCGGTCTCCCCGTGGTGAACAAGCTGTCGGCGGGCGGGTTCCAGGACCCGACGTCGGAGTCGGCCCAGGCGACCGAGCTGCTGAGGGAAAAATTCGACCAAACCGATCAAAAGATGTTGATCGTGGTGACCGCCCCGGAGGGTGTGCACAGCGCCCAGGCCCGCCACGTCGCCACCGACATCGTCGGGCAGCTGAAACACTCGCCGTGGGTGCTCAATGTCTCCTCGGCGTGGACGTCGCCACCGCAGACCGCCGACGGACTGGTGAGCAAGGACTCCAAATCCGGGTTGATCGTGGCCAACCTCAAAGGCGGGGAGAACGACGCACAGCAATACGCGGAGGCGCTTGCCCGCGACCTGGCGCATGACCGCGACGGCGTCACGGTGCGCGCCGGCGGTATGGCGGTGGCCTACGCCCAGATCACCCGGCAGAACGAACACGACCTGTGGCTGATGGAATCCCTTGCGATTCCGCTGAGCTTCGCCGTGTTGGTCTGGGTGTTCGGCGGCCTGGTGGCGGCGGTGCTGCCGATCTGCTTGGGCGCCTTGGCAATCGTCGGCACCATGTCGGTGCTGCGGCTGATCAACTCCGCGACCGAGGTATCGACCTACGCCCTGGATCTGAGCATTGCGATGGGCCTGGCCCTCGCGATCGACTACACCCTGCTGATCATCAGCCGCTATCGCGAGGAACTGACCCGGGGCAGCGACCGGGAACACGCCCTGCTGCGGACCATGACGACGGCTGGGCGCACCGTGCTGTTCTCGGCGACCACGGTGGGATTGTCGATGGCGGTGATGGCCCTGTTTCCGATGACGCTGTTGAAGTCGGCGGCCTACACCGTGGTGGCCACCGCGGTCATCGTGGCGATTGCCGCCGTGGTGGTGACCCCCGCGGCGATCGCCTTGCTGGGACCCCGACTCGACGCGCTGGACGTCCGCGTCCTGGCGCATCGGGTGCTGTTCGGAATGGCGCGGCGGCGCAGTCCTGCCCACGAGCCGGCCGGCTGGGTGTTCTGGTACCGGTCCACGAGGTTCGTGTTGCGTCACGCCCTGCCGGTGGGCGCGGCTGTGGTCGCATTGCTGCTGTTGCTCGGTGCACCGTTCCTCGGGGTGAAATGGGGGTTCCCCGACGAGCGGGTGCTGCCCGAATCGGCGTCGTCCCGGCAGGTCGCCGAGATGCTGGAGAGCGATTTCGCCAACGACGTGGGGATTGCGGTGTCGGTCGTGATCCCCCAGGCTGACGGCCTGAGCGGGGCTGACCTGGGGCGATACGCCGCCGAGCTCTCCCGGGTGGCGGACGTGTCGACGGTGACCGCCCCGACCGGAACGTTCATGGCCGGACGCCGGACCGGCCCGCCCGCCGCGCCCACCGGCATTGCCGACGGCAGCGCATTCGTGACCGTCTCCAGCACCGCACCGCTGTTCTCGGATGCCTCCAACGCCCAACTGGACCGGCTGCACGAGGTCGCCGGACCGCAGGGGCGCTCAGTGCAGATGGCGGGGTTGGCGCAGACCAATCGCGACAGCGTCGACGCGCTCACCACCCGGTTGCCCGCGGTGCTGGGACTGATCGCCGTCGTCACCTTTGCGCTGCTGTTCGTGCTCACGGGCAGTGCTGTGCTGCCGCTGCAGGCACTGGTCTGCAACGTGCTGTCCCTGACCGCCGCATTCGGCGCGATGGTGTGGATCTTCCAAGACGGTCACCTGAGCGCGTTGGGCACGACGCCCACCGGGACATTGAACGTCAATATCCCGGTGCTGCTGTTCTGTATCGCCTTCGGGCTGTCGATGGACTACGAAATCTTCTTGATCTCGCGGATCCACGAGTATTGGCTGACCGCCAAAGGCGCCTCGGCGTCGCGAAGCAGGGCCGAAGAACGCGCGGCCACCGATGCCAGCACCACGTTGGGCTTGGCCGGCATCGGTCGGGTCGTCACCGCGGCGGCGTTGGTGATGTCGATTTCCTTTGCCGCGCTGATACCCGCGCATATCTCGTTCATGCGGATGCTCGGTCTCGGACTGACACTCGCCGTGCTGGCCGACGCCACCCTGGTGCGAATGGTGCTGGTACCGGCCTTTATTCACCTGGCCGGCCCGTGGACCTGGTGGGCACCCAAACCGTTGACGCGGCTGCACCGACGCTTCGCCCCGGGCCGGGCCGCAGCCGCCGAAGCCGGAGAGCGTCGCCGGGCAGCTGACGCGGCATCCGAGCCCGCCGAAACCGCCGACACGGAGTGCGCGTCCGTTCCACCATGA